The Malus domestica chromosome 06, GDT2T_hap1 genome has a segment encoding these proteins:
- the LOC103438004 gene encoding uncharacterized protein yields MAVANMLENFVRDGSFKWLLGNRSPYDEELEDMEKSPSAQTNWVPELSPIANIVVRRCSKILGVPTTELREGFNSEASESIKHPSCYARNFLEYCCFRALALSTQVTGHLADKKFRRLTYDMMIAWEAPAVSSQPLRNLDEDLSVGLDAFCRIAPAVPIIANVIISENLFEVLASSSNGRLQLSTYDKYLSGLERSIRKMKSQSESSLLSAMRSSKREKILEVDGTVTTQPVLEHVGISTWPGRLILTDHALYFEALRVVSYDKAKRYDLSDDLKQLVKAELTGPWGTRLFDKAVFYKSNSLSEPAIIEFPELKGHTRRDYWLAIIREILYVHRFINKYQIKGIKKDEALSKAVLGILRLQAIQEIISQTDLCYEGLLMFNLCDQLPGGDLILETMADLSTFKKLDGSNNSKSGDGMYSISALDMISNLGFAFGTSSNNSVEAGLAVGEITVGEVTLLERAVKESKNNYEKMALAQATVDGVKVEGIDTNFAVMKELLFPMTELGKCLLSLAFWEDPLKSLLFCCVFTYIICRGWLSYAFALMLVFMAVFMVLTQYFSQGKSTHEVKVLAPPAMNTMEQLLAVQNAISQAEEIIQDGNVVLLKLRALLLSLFPQASERFAIALLVMALALAFMPVKYIVLYIFFETFTCYSPMRRSSTERWMRRLREWWFSIPAAPVILEREKEEKKKK; encoded by the exons ATGGCTGTGGCAAATATGCTCGAGAATTTTGTTAGAGATGGATCCTTCAAATGGTTGCTTGGAAATCGTAGCCCTTATGATGAAGAATTGGAGGATATGGAAAAATCCCCTTCTGCCCAGACGAATTGGGTACCAGAGCTATCTCCAATTGCAAACATAGTTGTCCGAAGATGTTCAAA AATCCTTGGTGTTCCTACAACTGAGCTTCGTGAAGGCTTCAATTCTGAGGCTTCTGAATCTATAAAGCATCCATCGTGTTATGCTAGGAACTTTTTGGAATACTGCTGTTTCCGAGCACTTGCTCTGTCCACTCAAGTAACAGGTCATCTGGCTGATAAAAAGTTTCGACGCTTGACATATGACATGATGATAGCTTGGGAGGCTCCGGCTGTTTCTAGCCAACCTTTAcgaaat TTAGATGAGGATTTATCCGTTGGGTTAGACGCTTTCTGTAGAATAGCTCCAGCAGTTCCTATTATTGCAAATGTGATTATCAGTGAAAATCTTTTTGAGGTGCTTGCATCTTCTAGCAATGGGAGACTTCAGTTGTCCACATATGACAAGTACCTAAGTGGACTAGAAAG ATcaataagaaaaatgaaaagccAATCAGAGTCATCACTTCTTTCTGCCATGCGATCATCAAAAAGAGAGAAGATTCTGGAAGTGGATGGAACAGTCACTACCCAACCGGTTCTCGAGCATGTAGGAATTTCTACATGGCCTG GAAGGTTAATTCTGACAGACCATGCACTTTACTTCGAGGCCCTGCGTGTTGTATCTTATGACAAGGCAAAACGATATGATCTATCAGATGACTTAAAACAGCTTGTGAAAGCTGAGTTGACTGGCCCATGGGGTACTAGACTGTTTGACAAGGCAGTCTTTTATAAATCAAATTCATT ATCAGAACCAGCTATAATAGAGTTTCCGGAGCTGAAGGGGCATACACGTCGTGATTACTGGCTAGCAATCATACGGGAGATTTTATACGTTCATcgatttataaataaataccaGATCAAGGGGATAAAAAAGGATGAAGCACTTTCAAAGGCAGTGCTTGGAATTCTGCGACTACAAGCAATTCAAGAAATTATCTCTCAAACTGATTTATGCTATGAGGGTCTTCTAATGTTCAATCTTTGTGATCAACTACCAGGTGGAGACTTGATACTTGAAACCATGGCAGATTTGTCAACTTTTAAAAAATTAGATGGGTCTAACAATTCTAAGTCAGGAGATGGAATGTATTCAATCTCAGCCTTGGATATGATCTCTAACTTGGGATTTGCATTTGGAACAAGTTCTAATAATTCTGTTGAGGCTGGGCTTGCCGTGGGGGAGATAACTGTGGGAGAAGTTACTTTGCTGGAAAGAGCAGTTAAGGAATCTAAAAACAACTATGAAAAAATGGCTCTAGCACAAGCAACAGTAGATGGAGTCAAAGTGGAAGGGATCGATACAAATTTTGCAGTGATGAAG GAGTTACTCTTTCCAATGACGGAATTAGGGAAGTGCCTGCTTTCTTTGGCATTTTGGGAGGATCCGTTGAAGTCTTTGCTTTTCTGTTGTGTTTTCACTTACATCATTTGCAG GGGATGGCTGAGCTATGCCTTTGCATTGATGCTCGTCTTTATGGCGGTCTTCATGGTTCTCACTCAATATTTTAGCCAAGGAAAGTCCACTCACGAGGTTAAGGTGTTAGCACCTCCAGCGATGAATACGATGGAGCAGCTTTTGGCTGTTCAGAATGCCATATCTCAAGCTGAAGAGATCATCCAGGATGGGAACGTTGTTCTTCTCAAGCTACGTGCCTTGTTGCTGTCCCTTTTTCCTCAG GCGAGCGAAAGATTTGCGATAGCTCTTCTAGTTATGGCTTTGGCTCTGGCTTTCATGCCCGTCAAGTATATTGTTCTATATATCTTTTTTGAGACTTTTACATGTTATTCGCCGATGAGGAGATCGAGCACGGAGAGATGGATGAGAAGATTGCGAGAGTGGTGGTTCAGCATACCAGCGGCGCCCGTTATTCttgaaagagaaaaggaagagaagaagaagaaatga
- the LOC103438002 gene encoding VQ motif-containing protein 20-like — translation MSPHANANKRDVIRTNNNHGTSFYPPPLKINRDSHFIKKSSSSSSASPSSSASSSTSFLVNAAAGVIKPPQQQRHPVIIYTHSPKVIHTHPRDFMALVQKLTGLSRFEDDRREPRPQPPPPSAKREVNVESLLEEEIMNNNRITGKVMMRNEDNDSSSVITTEENCSSKNINNNNNNNNSNNNVGSIVGVGGGGGGGDGQVNSCFVPPNPYLGNIPVFTPNATDFLCSNSISHLFTAI, via the coding sequence ATGAGCCCACATGCAAACGCAAACAAAAGGGACGTGATCCGCACCAACAATAATCATGGGACGTCGTTTTACCCTCCGCCCTTGAAGATCAACAGGGACTCCCATTTCATCAAGAAGTCCTCGTCCTCGTCTTCGGCCTCGCCGTCGTCGTCAGCTTCGTCGTCCACATCTTTCCTCGTGAACGCTGCGGCTGGGGTGATCAAACCGCCCCAGCAACAGCGCCACCCGGTGATTATCTACACGCATTCGCCCAAGGTCATCCACACGCACCCGAGGGATTTCATGGCGTTGGTGCAGAAGCTCACGGGGCTATCGCGCTTTGAGGATGACAGGCGAGAGCCTCGTCCGCAGCCGCCGCCTCCTTCAGCAAAACGCGAGGTTAATGTGGAGAGTTTGTTGGAGGAGGAGATCATGAATAATAATAGGATCACCGGAAAGGTTATGATGAGGAACGAGGACAACGATTCGTCGTCGGTTATTACGACGGAGGAGAATTGTAGCAGCAAAaacattaataataataataacaacaacaatAGCAATAATAATGTAGGGAGCATCGTAGGtgtaggaggaggaggaggaggaggggatgGTCAGGTGAATTCCTGCTTCGTGCCGCCTAATCCTTACCTCGGAAACATTCCGGTTTTTACGCCAAACGCCACCGATTTCTTGTGCTCCAATTCCATCAGCCACCTCTTCACAGCAATATGA